CGCTGAAGCAGAAGCTCGACGAGCTGACGGCCGAATACCGCAAGGGCGACGCGCCCAGGTAGGCAGCCAAGGAGTGAACCCCCCAAAACTCGCGCGGCCGCCATGGCTCAGCTGATGTCGCTGCTGGTGCAGAACGCGATCGCGATCGTCTTCGCGGCGAGCTTTGCCGCGCGCCTCGGACTGCCGGTGCCCGCGGCCGCGGTGCTGGTGGTGTCGGGTGCGCTGCTGGCGGCCGGCAATGTCTCGGTGGCGGGCGTGGTGGTGGCGGCGGTGCTGGCCAACGTGCTCGGCGACGGCGCCTGGTTCTATGCCGGGCGCCGCTTCGGCTACCGCTTCATGCGCCTTCTGTGCCGCATCTCGCTGTCGCCCGATTCATGCGTGCGGCGCGGCGAGTCGCTCATCGGCCGATGGGGCGGCCTCTCTCTGGTGGCCGCCAAGTTCGTGCCGGGCGTGTCGGTGGTTGCGCCGCCGATGGCCGGTGCGCTGGGCATGTCGGTGTGGCGCTTCATCGGCTTCGACATTGGTGCCGCGCTGGTCTGGACCGGCGTCTTCCTCGGGCTGGGCTGGGCCTTTCGCGACCAGATCCAGGAGGTGTTGGCCATGCTGGCCCAGGCCGGCGGTATCGCCACCCTGGCGCTGGTGGTGGTGCTGGCCGTGCTGCTGGCGGTGCGCTACTGGCGTCGGCGTGCCTTCATGCGGCTCACCGGCATGCCGCGCATCAGCGTGGACGAACTGCACGAACTGCTCGCGAGCGAGGCGCCGCCGCTGGTGATCGACGTGCGCGGGGAGGCCGGCGTGCAGGTCGATCCGCGCCGCATTCCCGGGGCGCTGGCGTACACGCTCAAGGCGCTGCAGCAGCGGCATCCGGAACTGCCGCTCGTCGGCGGGCGCGACGTGGTCCTCTATTGCAACTGCCCCAACGAGGTGTCGGCCGCCCTGGCCGCGCGGGTGCTGCTGGCGCGCGGTGCGCGGCGCGCGCTGCCGCTGACGGGCGGGCTCGACGCCTGGGTGGCCTCGGGCCGGCCGACCAGCCTGCACTGAGGCCGTTTGACGACGGACCTGACGATCAGTCCAGCCGGACCATCGGGCAGGACAAGACCATTCGTTCATCGCGAGGCGAATGGCGCCAGCCGGGCAGGGCGCGCTTCTGGTAAGCCTCGAGCGACTGGTAGCCCTGCACGCTCCAGCCATAGGTGCTGATCTGCTCCGCCTCGATCACCTCGTAGCGACACTGCCGGCTGCGGGCATCGAGGCGAAAGGTGATGCGGCCATGGTCCGCGGCAAGGTCTTTCTCCAGCACGCTGTAGCGGGTGGGCTTGCAGATGCTGAAGCTCGAATTCCATTCGATGGTCTGCGTTCGAACGTACAGCCCGCCCGAACATGCGCGCCCCGTGCCGCTGAACACTGCCGTGAAGGGTGCGCCGGCGATGGCCGTGCCGGTGCCAACCAGGGCAAGAAAGGCCAGTACGGCCACCCTGCGGTTCTGCATGCGATCTGCTCCCGTGTGTTGCGTCCCCGGTGCCCTCGCGATCTTAAGGTTCGCGGCCCCGCCCGGTGGTAGTCTTGCCCCCCGATGAACCTCCGCACCAAGATCGTCGCATTGGCCGTTGCACCGCTGCTGGTTGCGCTGGTGCTGGTGGCCCTGGCCGTGCGCCACCAGGAGCATGACCTGGCGCAGCGCGAGCGTGCACTCATCGAAAAAAGCCACATGGACCAGCGGCGCAGCGAACTGCGCAGCTATGTGGACCTTGCCGTGAGCATCGTGCGGCCGCTGTACGACGCGGGCCGGGACGACGAGGAAACCCGCAGCGAAGCCCTGCGCCGACTGGCTGCGCTCGACTACGGCGACGACGGCTACTTCTTCGTCTACGACATGCAGGGCCGCTCGCTCATGCATTCGCGCCAGCCCGAGCTCGTGGGCCAGAACCTCTGGGACATGCGCGACTCCCGCGGGCGCTTCACCATCCAGGACCTGATCGCGGGCGCGCGTGCGGGCGGCGGCTACGTCGAATACGAATGGCGCAAGCCCTCCAGCGAGCAGATGGCGCCCAAGCTCGGCTACGTGACGGCGCTGCCGCGCTGGAACTGGATGGTCGGCACCGGCCTGTACCTGGACGACATCGAAACCACCATGCAGGCGCTCGACCGCCAGATGAGCGCCAACGTCACCACCACGCTGCTCTGGATTGCCGGCATTGCAGCGCTGTGCCTGGCCGTGGTGAGCGCCACCGGGCTGCTGCTCAACCTCAGCGAGCACCGCACGGCCGAGGCCAAGCTGCGGCTGCTGGCGCGGCGCGTGGTGCAGTCGCAGGAAGAAGAGCGCGGCCACCTCGCGCGCGAGTTGCACGACGGCACCAGCCAGACGCTGGTGTCGGCCAAGCTGCTGATCGAATCCGCGGTGGACGCGCTGGACCGCGAGCGCCAGCCCGCGCCGCCCGCATTGAGCAAGGCGCTGCAAAGGCTCAATGATTCGCTCGTCGAGGTGCGCCGCATCTCACATCGCCTGCGGCCGGCCCTGCTCGACACGCTCGGCCTGCCTGCCGCGCTCGAACGCCTGGGCGACGAATTCGCCGAAGAGGGCGCCATCGATGCGTCGATCATGATCGAGGGCGAGGCCTTCGAACTCTCGCAGGAGGCCAAGACCGCGCTTTTCCGTGTCACGCAGGAGGCGCTCACCAACGTGCGCAAGCATGCCCAGGCGCACCGCGTGCACATCGCGCTGGGCTTCTCCGACGAGGAAGGCGTGCGGCTTGCGATCGGCGACGACGGCACCGGCTTCGACGTGGAGGCGATGCAGCTCGATGCACGGCGCGGCATCGGCCTGCGCAACATGCGCGAGCGCATGGAGTCGATCGGCGGACGGCTGAACGTGCAGTCCGGTGAAGGCGGAACAACCATCGTGGCCGAAGTGCCGGCGCGCAGCGCGAGGCCTGAACCGGCATGAAGAAAGACGCCGCCCCGATCCGCCTCTTTCTCGTCGACGACCATCCGCTGGTGCGCGATGGCCTGCGCGCGCGGCTGGGCGCCATGCCCAACCTGGAGATCGTCGGCGAAGCGGGCAGCGCAGCCGAGGCGCTGGCGCTCATCGAGTCGCTCAAGCCCGATCTGCTGCTGATGGACGTCGGCATGAAGGACATGAACGGCATCGACCTGGCCGCGCTGGTGCTGCAGCGCCATCAGCCCGCGCCGCACGTGGTGATGCTCAGCATGTACGACAACCCCGAATACGTGCAGAAGGCCCTGCAGGTGGGCGCGCGCGGCTATGTGCTGAAGGACGCGCCCGCGGCCGAGATCGTCGCAGCCATAGAGGCCGTGTCAGGTGGCGGCACCTTCCTGAGCCCGGCCGTCTCGAAGAAGCTGTTCCGCAACCAGGCGCCCAGGCCGCTGCTCACGCCGCGCGAAAGCGAGATCCTTACCGCGCTGGGCCGCGGCGAATCGAGCAAGCAGATTGCGCGCGACCTGGGCCTGAGCGTGCGCACGGTGGAGGCGCACCGGCAGAGCATCAAAAGGCGGCTGGGCATCGAAGGGCAGGCGGAACTCATCAAGTATGCGGTGGAGCATGCGCGGGAGTTCGGGCAGGGCTGAGTTGCACTGCCTTGCCAAAGCTCTTGTCCCAACCCATCACAATCATCCAGACCCTGTTCGCATGTCCGACCTTCCCCACAGCCCCGCCGCCGAGCGCAACAAGCAGCCCATTCTCGAGGCATTGACCCGCATCCTCGGCGAAGGCGGCACCGCGCTGGAGATCGCATCCGGCACCGGCCAGCATGCCGCGTGGTTCGCCGCAGCAATGCCCCAATGGATCTGGCAGCCGACCGACGCCGATGCACGCATGCTCCCGGCGCTTGCAGGCCGAGTCGCAGAAGCCGCACTCCCCAATCTTTGTGCGCCGCTGCTGCTCGACGTGATGTCGCCTCGATGGCCGTCGCAGGGACCGGCGTTCGCTGCGGAAGAAAAGTTCGATGCGATCTACTGCGCCAACATGCTGCACATCGCGCCCTGGGCCGCATGCGCCGCGCTGATGCAGGGAGCCGCGCGGCATCTGCTTGCCGACGGATTGCTGATCACCTACGGGCCCTACTTCGAAGAAGAAGCCGCAGCGGCGCCGAGCAACCTGGCGTTCGACGAAGACCTGCGCGCCCGCAATCCAGCATGGGGCATACGCCGCCTGGAGGATGTGGTGGCCGAGGCAAGCCACTCAGGGCTTGTGTTGCGCGAGCGGCATGCGATGCCCGCGAACAACCTGCTGCTGGTCTTCGGCCGCTGAGGTCAGCGCACGCGGGGCACCGCAGTCGTCAGCAGCACCAGCGCCTGGTTCAGCGTCGAGGCCGCGAACCGTTCTCCTTTGGAATGCCCGATCCGCACCACGATGAGATCATGCGACGGAATCACCAGCACGAACTGGCCGCCGGCGCCGAGCATGTAGTAGGCCGACGCCGGCATCGCCAGCGAGCTCATTCCGTTGATCCAGAAGAAGCCGCCGTAGATCGGGCGCTTGTCCGCGGCCCAGGCCGGTGCCACGCTGCTCACGAATTTGACGAAGCCCTCGGGAAGAATGCGCTCGCCATTCCACATGCCGTCCTGCAGATAGAGATTGCCCAGGCGCGCCCAGTCGCGCGCCGACATGAAGTCGTAGCCCTGGGTGAGAAAGTTGCCGTAGGGGTCGGTCTCGATCACCATC
This genomic window from Variovorax paradoxus contains:
- a CDS encoding VTT domain-containing protein → MAQLMSLLVQNAIAIVFAASFAARLGLPVPAAAVLVVSGALLAAGNVSVAGVVVAAVLANVLGDGAWFYAGRRFGYRFMRLLCRISLSPDSCVRRGESLIGRWGGLSLVAAKFVPGVSVVAPPMAGALGMSVWRFIGFDIGAALVWTGVFLGLGWAFRDQIQEVLAMLAQAGGIATLALVVVLAVLLAVRYWRRRAFMRLTGMPRISVDELHELLASEAPPLVIDVRGEAGVQVDPRRIPGALAYTLKALQQRHPELPLVGGRDVVLYCNCPNEVSAALAARVLLARGARRALPLTGGLDAWVASGRPTSLH
- a CDS encoding cache domain-containing protein; amino-acid sequence: MNLRTKIVALAVAPLLVALVLVALAVRHQEHDLAQRERALIEKSHMDQRRSELRSYVDLAVSIVRPLYDAGRDDEETRSEALRRLAALDYGDDGYFFVYDMQGRSLMHSRQPELVGQNLWDMRDSRGRFTIQDLIAGARAGGGYVEYEWRKPSSEQMAPKLGYVTALPRWNWMVGTGLYLDDIETTMQALDRQMSANVTTTLLWIAGIAALCLAVVSATGLLLNLSEHRTAEAKLRLLARRVVQSQEEERGHLARELHDGTSQTLVSAKLLIESAVDALDRERQPAPPALSKALQRLNDSLVEVRRISHRLRPALLDTLGLPAALERLGDEFAEEGAIDASIMIEGEAFELSQEAKTALFRVTQEALTNVRKHAQAHRVHIALGFSDEEGVRLAIGDDGTGFDVEAMQLDARRGIGLRNMRERMESIGGRLNVQSGEGGTTIVAEVPARSARPEPA
- a CDS encoding response regulator transcription factor, giving the protein MKKDAAPIRLFLVDDHPLVRDGLRARLGAMPNLEIVGEAGSAAEALALIESLKPDLLLMDVGMKDMNGIDLAALVLQRHQPAPHVVMLSMYDNPEYVQKALQVGARGYVLKDAPAAEIVAAIEAVSGGGTFLSPAVSKKLFRNQAPRPLLTPRESEILTALGRGESSKQIARDLGLSVRTVEAHRQSIKRRLGIEGQAELIKYAVEHAREFGQG
- a CDS encoding DUF938 domain-containing protein — translated: MSDLPHSPAAERNKQPILEALTRILGEGGTALEIASGTGQHAAWFAAAMPQWIWQPTDADARMLPALAGRVAEAALPNLCAPLLLDVMSPRWPSQGPAFAAEEKFDAIYCANMLHIAPWAACAALMQGAARHLLADGLLITYGPYFEEEAAAAPSNLAFDEDLRARNPAWGIRRLEDVVAEASHSGLVLRERHAMPANNLLLVFGR